From Pedobacter indicus, a single genomic window includes:
- the galK gene encoding galactokinase — protein sequence MNNIENDNAAEIIIEKVKHRFSELYDTEPSIFTSPGRINLIGEHTDYNQGLVLPAAIDKVIVLAISKREDAQINIFSESYQKLYAGTLENLEPSGILWPDYILGVIVELQKRGCELSGVDIVFDGNIPQGAGLSSSAALECAAAFGINEIFDLKLSSLEIAKIGQAAENNFVGVQCGLMDQFASVFGKSDHLIKLDCESFEFNFIPFNAKNYKVVLFDTGVKHSLASSAYNERRSQCESGVELVQEHHPDVDSLRRVSQQMLDDYVKGVDPVVYNRCAYVVKEIQRLQDACEDLLKGDLETFGKRMYETHEGLRDEYEVSCEELDYLVDRVKAHPEVIGARMMGGGFGGCTINLIQSESVDRVVEETSNAYKRDMDRELKVYFVSIEDGTKRVL from the coding sequence ATGAATAATATAGAAAATGACAATGCAGCTGAGATTATCATTGAAAAAGTAAAACACCGGTTTTCTGAGCTGTATGATACGGAGCCGAGTATTTTTACATCTCCTGGGCGAATTAACCTGATCGGGGAGCATACCGACTATAACCAAGGCTTGGTTTTGCCGGCCGCTATCGATAAAGTAATCGTGCTTGCTATTTCGAAGCGTGAAGATGCACAGATTAACATTTTTTCAGAAAGCTATCAGAAGCTTTATGCGGGTACGCTTGAAAATTTAGAGCCATCGGGGATATTATGGCCAGATTATATTCTGGGTGTTATCGTTGAATTGCAAAAGAGAGGTTGTGAGTTGAGCGGTGTCGATATCGTTTTCGATGGGAATATTCCTCAGGGAGCGGGTTTATCATCTTCGGCAGCCTTGGAATGTGCTGCAGCATTTGGTATTAATGAGATTTTTGATTTAAAATTAAGTTCATTGGAGATCGCTAAGATCGGTCAGGCTGCTGAGAATAATTTTGTTGGAGTTCAATGTGGTTTAATGGATCAATTTGCCAGTGTTTTTGGTAAATCAGACCATTTAATAAAATTGGATTGCGAGAGTTTTGAATTTAATTTTATACCTTTCAATGCTAAAAATTACAAGGTCGTTCTTTTTGATACCGGCGTGAAACATTCACTTGCGTCCTCTGCTTACAATGAGCGCAGGTCGCAATGCGAATCTGGGGTAGAATTGGTTCAAGAACATCATCCGGACGTCGACAGTCTGCGCCGGGTTAGCCAGCAGATGCTAGACGATTATGTCAAAGGGGTTGATCCGGTGGTTTACAACCGATGTGCTTATGTGGTGAAGGAAATCCAGCGACTTCAGGATGCATGCGAAGATTTGTTGAAAGGGGATCTGGAAACATTTGGGAAACGGATGTACGAAACCCACGAAGGTTTGCGCGACGAGTATGAAGTTAGCTGTGAGGAACTGGATTATTTAGTCGATCGGGTCAAAGCGCATCCAGAAGTTATTGGAGCTAGAATGATGGGCGGGGGGTTTGGAGGCTGCACGATTAACCTGATACAATCAGAATCGGTTGACAGGGTTGTTGAGGAAACAAGCAATGCTTATAAAAGGGATATGGACAGAGAGCTGAAAGTATATTTTGTGTCGATTGAGGATGGAACAAAGCGAGTATTATAA
- a CDS encoding sodium/sugar symporter, translating to MQVLHNIDYAVFFFYFLVVAFYGLWIYYKKKKLQTDSKDYFLAEGSLTWWAIGASLIASNISAEQFIGMSGSGFQMGLAIAAYEWLAAATLIVVAVFFLPVYIKNKIYTMPQFLNQRYNSTVSMIMAVFWLLLYVLVNLTSILYLGALAINGISGLNLTACMIILAIFAIIITLGGMKVIGYTDVIQVFFLILGGLATTYLALNLVSEHFGSSGVLNGFNIMKDQADSHFHLIFDKTHPNYLDLPGLSILVGGMWIVNLNYWGCNQYITQRALGADLKTARNGLLFAGFLKLLMPLIVVIPGIAAFVLYQNGAFQTEMLVDGEINPDKAYPVLLNLLPVGLKGLAFAALTAAIVASLAGKTNSIATIFTLDIYKKVFNKNASEKHMVNVGKIVIIISIFLAVIIAPFMGIDKKGGFQYIQEYTGFVSPGIFAMFLLGFFWKKTTSNAALFATIGGFILSIIFKVLPNFVDLEFLYQFGFAVPNAEGVYEIPFIDRMGFVFIICVIMMIIITKLELGWKGTNPKGLEVEPKMFRTSPGFAVGALIIIGILVALYTVYW from the coding sequence ATGCAGGTATTACACAACATTGACTACGCGGTATTTTTCTTCTACTTTCTAGTCGTAGCATTTTATGGTCTTTGGATTTATTACAAGAAGAAAAAGCTGCAGACGGATTCAAAAGACTATTTCTTAGCTGAAGGCTCATTGACATGGTGGGCGATCGGTGCATCGTTGATTGCGTCTAATATTTCGGCCGAGCAGTTTATCGGGATGAGCGGTTCTGGTTTTCAGATGGGATTGGCGATCGCCGCCTATGAATGGTTGGCCGCTGCTACGTTGATTGTTGTCGCCGTCTTCTTCTTGCCGGTGTATATCAAGAATAAAATATACACGATGCCGCAATTTCTGAACCAACGATATAACAGTACGGTGAGTATGATTATGGCAGTTTTTTGGCTTTTACTCTATGTGTTGGTGAATTTAACATCGATCCTTTATTTAGGTGCTTTGGCGATCAACGGTATTTCGGGACTGAACCTGACGGCCTGTATGATTATTCTGGCCATCTTTGCGATCATCATTACTTTGGGCGGTATGAAGGTCATCGGCTATACGGATGTAATCCAGGTTTTCTTTTTGATCTTGGGTGGTCTCGCTACGACCTATTTAGCCTTGAACCTCGTGTCTGAGCACTTTGGTTCGTCGGGTGTATTGAATGGATTTAATATCATGAAGGATCAGGCGGACAGTCATTTTCATCTGATATTTGATAAGACGCACCCCAACTATCTTGATTTGCCAGGATTGTCCATTCTGGTCGGAGGTATGTGGATTGTAAATCTGAACTATTGGGGTTGTAATCAATACATCACCCAACGTGCATTGGGGGCCGATTTAAAAACTGCACGAAACGGTTTGCTGTTTGCTGGTTTTCTTAAATTATTGATGCCCTTGATCGTTGTAATTCCGGGTATTGCGGCTTTTGTTCTTTACCAGAATGGTGCCTTTCAGACAGAAATGTTGGTCGACGGTGAAATCAACCCAGATAAAGCATATCCTGTTCTATTAAACCTATTGCCGGTCGGATTGAAGGGTTTGGCTTTTGCTGCTTTGACGGCTGCTATTGTTGCTTCTTTGGCTGGTAAGACAAATAGTATTGCGACGATATTCACACTGGATATTTACAAGAAGGTGTTCAATAAGAACGCATCGGAGAAGCATATGGTGAATGTGGGTAAGATTGTCATCATCATATCCATCTTTTTGGCGGTTATCATTGCTCCTTTCATGGGAATTGATAAGAAAGGCGGGTTCCAATATATTCAAGAATATACTGGTTTCGTGTCGCCGGGTATTTTTGCTATGTTTTTATTAGGGTTCTTTTGGAAAAAAACAACTTCTAATGCAGCTCTCTTTGCAACGATTGGCGGCTTCATCCTTTCGATTATCTTTAAGGTATTACCAAATTTCGTAGATCTGGAATTTTTATATCAATTCGGTTTTGCGGTGCCAAACGCGGAAGGCGTATACGAAATTCCATTTATCGATCGGATGGGTTTTGTATTCATTATATGCGTAATCATGATGATTATCATTACGAAGTTGGAACTTGGTTGGAAAGGTACGAATCCGAAAGGGCTTGAGGTTGAACCTAAAATGTTTAGAACGTCACCGGGTTTTGCCGTTGGGGCGCTTATTATCATTGGAATATTGGTAGCTTTATATACCGTATATTGGTAA
- a CDS encoding aldose epimerase family protein: MMKVNNLLLGVLVAATCLSSCGNETKENMNTSEYSTLLPDKVSFEDTIDNKATHLYVIKNSKGLEAAITNYGGRVVGLVVPDKDGNPTDVVIGMDSPSGYAEATEPYLGALIGRVGNRIAKGKFSVDGVEYSVFQNNGPNALHGGKKGFQYVVWDGEQVNDSTLVLHYESADGEEGFPGNLKVKVTYTATEDQGLKIDYEATTDKRTPVNLTNHAFFNLNGEGSGTINDHVLQIYADQYTPVDSTLIPLGEQATVEGSPFDFREATRIGERVDQEDVQLGNGDGYDHNFVLAKDPSGLAARAVGDKSGIVMEVYTDEPGLQFYGGNFMQGKNTLKSGAKDEYRTAFCLETQHFPDSPNQENFPSILLEPGEVYKTSTEYVFSVKN; this comes from the coding sequence ATGATGAAAGTAAATAATTTATTGCTCGGGGTTCTAGTAGCTGCTACTTGTCTGAGTTCTTGTGGAAATGAAACTAAAGAAAATATGAATACTTCAGAATATTCGACTCTTTTACCTGACAAGGTATCGTTTGAAGATACAATCGATAATAAAGCAACACATTTGTATGTGATCAAGAATAGTAAAGGCCTTGAGGCCGCGATTACAAATTATGGTGGTCGGGTGGTCGGCTTGGTTGTGCCGGATAAGGATGGCAATCCAACCGATGTGGTTATTGGAATGGATTCGCCGAGTGGCTATGCTGAAGCGACGGAACCTTACTTGGGTGCGCTGATCGGTCGGGTAGGAAACCGTATTGCCAAAGGGAAGTTCTCGGTAGATGGTGTTGAGTACTCTGTGTTTCAAAATAATGGCCCAAATGCCTTGCACGGAGGGAAAAAAGGCTTTCAATACGTGGTTTGGGACGGAGAGCAGGTCAATGATTCTACACTGGTGCTTCACTATGAATCGGCAGATGGTGAGGAGGGTTTTCCCGGAAACTTAAAAGTTAAGGTAACCTATACAGCAACGGAAGATCAGGGATTGAAAATTGACTATGAGGCAACGACGGATAAACGGACGCCGGTGAACTTAACAAACCATGCTTTCTTCAATCTCAATGGTGAGGGTTCGGGAACGATTAACGACCATGTTTTACAAATTTACGCCGATCAATATACCCCTGTCGATAGTACATTGATACCACTCGGCGAGCAGGCAACTGTTGAAGGTTCGCCATTCGATTTTAGAGAAGCGACCCGTATTGGAGAACGAGTGGATCAAGAGGATGTTCAGCTCGGTAATGGCGATGGTTATGATCATAATTTTGTTTTGGCCAAAGACCCTTCAGGATTAGCAGCAAGAGCGGTAGGTGACAAAAGTGGTATTGTTATGGAAGTGTATACCGATGAACCGGGACTTCAATTTTATGGTGGTAATTTTATGCAAGGGAAGAATACACTGAAAAGTGGTGCCAAGGATGAATATCGTACAGCATTCTGCCTGGAAACACAACATTTCCCCGATTCGCCTAACCAAGAAAATTTTCCTTCCATTTTGTTGGAACCGGGCGAGGTGTATAAAACCTCAACTGAATACGTATTCTCGGTAAAGAACTGA
- a CDS encoding DegT/DnrJ/EryC1/StrS family aminotransferase → MTHKNDFSRRKFLSAVAATSFAAAVSQSFPTYGKLGNTSGKLAALGGSPIRTNKAIGPKWPYVNEKMVENIVSTTKSGIWSRIQKKGGNVDTFETEFAALIGANHSVGTGSGTQALSTCVEALGIGPGDEVITSPYTDMGTISSILTSRALPVMVDLDPDSYQLDPDEIEKRINKNTKAIMPVHIMGMPANMERIKAIAKKHNLRVIEDSCQAPFSRYQGKAIGTIGDLGCFSFQASKAIACGEGGAVVGNDTALMDQCFTVQNRGASKEGRNETIGPKYRMNEFEAAILLGQLPSAKERFEIRNKNADYINAQLKGFPGLVPQKRYEGTESASYYHYALTYHKEHFDGADRSKFLKAVNAEGIGFGSYIRKGLHREPWIQHILGLDGFKTMYSEARLKEYQEGMNLPNCDRICDETLVSIWGSGTLLGSKNDMDDIVNAIMKVYDNRAQLKSL, encoded by the coding sequence ATGACACATAAAAATGATTTTAGCCGTCGAAAGTTTCTTTCTGCTGTTGCTGCAACGTCATTTGCTGCTGCGGTTTCCCAATCGTTTCCTACCTATGGAAAGCTTGGCAACACATCTGGAAAATTAGCAGCTTTAGGGGGCTCGCCGATAAGGACGAACAAAGCAATCGGCCCGAAATGGCCCTATGTTAATGAAAAGATGGTTGAGAACATCGTGTCAACCACAAAGAGCGGTATATGGAGCCGAATACAAAAAAAGGGCGGGAATGTCGATACGTTCGAAACTGAGTTTGCTGCGCTGATCGGTGCGAACCATAGCGTCGGGACGGGCTCCGGTACCCAGGCATTGAGCACATGTGTTGAAGCACTGGGCATTGGTCCGGGTGACGAAGTAATTACATCACCCTATACGGATATGGGGACAATATCGTCCATATTAACCAGTAGAGCGTTACCCGTTATGGTTGACCTTGATCCGGATTCGTATCAACTCGATCCGGATGAGATTGAAAAAAGGATTAATAAAAATACAAAAGCGATTATGCCCGTACACATTATGGGAATGCCCGCTAATATGGAGCGTATCAAGGCTATTGCAAAGAAACATAACCTACGGGTTATTGAAGATTCCTGTCAAGCTCCTTTTTCGAGATATCAGGGGAAAGCTATCGGTACAATTGGAGATTTAGGCTGTTTTAGTTTTCAGGCGAGTAAAGCGATTGCTTGTGGAGAAGGAGGAGCGGTTGTTGGTAATGATACAGCCTTAATGGATCAGTGTTTTACTGTTCAGAATAGGGGCGCTTCTAAGGAGGGTCGCAACGAAACAATTGGTCCGAAGTATCGGATGAATGAATTTGAAGCTGCGATTTTATTAGGTCAATTGCCTTCAGCAAAAGAACGGTTTGAAATCAGAAATAAAAATGCGGATTACATAAATGCTCAACTAAAGGGTTTTCCCGGACTCGTACCGCAAAAACGCTATGAAGGAACGGAAAGCGCTTCCTATTATCATTATGCGCTAACTTATCATAAAGAGCACTTTGATGGAGCTGATAGAAGTAAGTTTTTAAAAGCTGTTAATGCTGAAGGCATCGGTTTTGGTTCTTATATCAGAAAAGGTCTCCATCGGGAACCATGGATACAGCATATCTTAGGTCTGGATGGTTTTAAAACCATGTATTCCGAGGCACGATTAAAAGAGTATCAGGAAGGGATGAATTTGCCTAACTGCGATCGGATATGTGATGAGACCTTAGTTTCCATATGGGGTTCGGGAACACTGCTAGGCTCAAAAAATGACATGGATGATATTGTGAATGCGATTATGAAAGTATATGACAACCGCGCTCAACTTAAATCTTTATAA
- a CDS encoding amidohydrolase family protein — MKLINRRAFVARSLAAAAVMSATSGIAKAESSISLLSGNPQAGPAPSIIDTNINLLNWPFRKFKYGETDALVKKLKKHHISQAWAGSFEGLFHKNIDAVNKRLAAECKKSGRGFLLPFGTVNIAWPDWKEDLRRCDEQYGMKGVKIFPIYQTFNFEQPEFVELLEEVAKRNMILQVVGDIDDLRNIHPIVKVRSVKFEAMVDAVKKVPNAKVELVYWNNRVGGKVLDRFVGETNVFFDISRIETNGGLGLLIEGKPWNGTTKPVPAKRIMFGSHAPFFPVETNLLKLFESPLEKQDFIDIANGNASSFLKTS; from the coding sequence ATGAAGCTAATTAACCGAAGGGCATTTGTTGCCAGATCACTGGCTGCGGCAGCTGTCATGTCAGCTACCTCGGGGATCGCTAAAGCGGAAAGTTCAATCTCTTTATTATCGGGTAATCCGCAGGCGGGTCCAGCACCCTCTATTATTGATACCAACATAAATCTATTGAATTGGCCTTTTCGTAAGTTTAAATATGGAGAGACAGACGCTCTGGTGAAGAAGTTGAAAAAACATCATATTTCCCAAGCTTGGGCCGGTAGTTTTGAAGGACTTTTTCATAAAAACATAGACGCTGTTAATAAGAGATTAGCTGCTGAGTGCAAGAAGAGTGGGCGCGGATTTCTACTTCCTTTCGGTACGGTAAATATTGCTTGGCCAGATTGGAAGGAAGATCTCAGACGCTGTGATGAACAGTATGGTATGAAGGGTGTGAAAATCTTTCCTATTTATCAGACCTTTAATTTTGAACAACCTGAATTTGTAGAGCTATTGGAAGAAGTGGCAAAGCGTAACATGATTTTACAGGTTGTGGGTGATATTGATGATTTACGTAATATTCACCCCATCGTAAAAGTAAGAAGTGTGAAGTTTGAAGCGATGGTGGATGCAGTGAAAAAAGTTCCAAATGCGAAGGTCGAACTCGTGTATTGGAACAACCGAGTTGGGGGTAAAGTGCTGGATCGCTTTGTTGGAGAAACGAATGTGTTTTTTGATATCTCCAGGATCGAAACAAACGGAGGGCTCGGTTTGCTGATCGAAGGTAAACCATGGAATGGTACGACCAAGCCTGTTCCTGCTAAAAGAATTATGTTTGGTTCACATGCACCTTTTTTTCCGGTAGAAACTAATCTGTTAAAGCTTTTTGAATCTCCACTTGAAAAGCAGGATTTTATTGATATAGCTAACGGCAACGCCAGCAGCTTTCTAAAAACCTCTTAA
- a CDS encoding amidohydrolase family protein, whose amino-acid sequence MNQESFVFDPKAYGLPDLQQLQALRIWDTHYHGLWTTNNPIGQHQRMMYYVNRMGIERVVSVDIGGTLQNPLDIMPYDNDLKVLLEKESSHVSGIIPIDPGFPDESCAKMEKWIKNGPCIGIKYVGGNKLGITCDHPNNDQIIKYASELGCVIYIHTWIKIGGDPSYPGGGNLSGESTPMNVATLAQRFPDVALICGHAGGDWELGTKAIRPYENVFFEFAGADPHSGSVDFAVNELGVDRIVWGGHGPSRSFATELSKVLDASLSHDEQMKVFGRNYRMLARKIFDSKNVPLTV is encoded by the coding sequence ATGAACCAAGAATCTTTTGTCTTCGATCCTAAAGCCTATGGCCTTCCCGATCTGCAGCAGTTGCAAGCATTAAGAATATGGGATACGCATTATCATGGTTTATGGACGACAAATAATCCGATCGGGCAACACCAAAGGATGATGTATTATGTAAATCGAATGGGAATTGAACGGGTTGTGTCAGTCGATATCGGAGGAACCTTACAAAACCCGCTCGATATAATGCCTTATGATAATGACCTTAAAGTTTTGTTGGAGAAAGAATCATCACATGTGTCAGGCATTATACCTATTGATCCCGGTTTCCCCGATGAAAGCTGTGCAAAAATGGAGAAGTGGATTAAGAATGGTCCGTGTATAGGCATCAAATACGTTGGTGGTAATAAATTAGGTATTACCTGTGATCATCCTAATAATGATCAGATTATAAAATATGCTTCGGAATTAGGTTGTGTTATTTATATCCATACGTGGATAAAAATTGGGGGTGATCCGTCATACCCTGGAGGTGGGAATCTGTCGGGTGAATCGACACCTATGAACGTTGCCACTTTAGCGCAGCGCTTTCCCGATGTAGCGCTGATATGCGGGCACGCCGGAGGGGACTGGGAGCTGGGAACGAAAGCCATCAGACCGTACGAAAATGTTTTCTTTGAGTTTGCTGGAGCTGATCCACATTCAGGTTCCGTTGATTTTGCTGTTAACGAGTTGGGTGTAGATCGGATCGTCTGGGGTGGGCATGGGCCGTCCCGTTCCTTTGCAACAGAGCTTTCAAAGGTTTTGGACGCTTCACTTTCTCATGATGAGCAAATGAAAGTTTTTGGAAGAAATTACAGAATGTTAGCCAGAAAGATATTTGATAGTAAAAATGTGCCGCTAACTGTCTGA
- a CDS encoding neutral/alkaline non-lysosomal ceramidase N-terminal domain-containing protein, translating to MNRYVFKIYLLTFFITSMVFSHVFGSVDSVRYSVGTAQMDITPDVRVKNWVTGKPYEGITDSLSVSATVLSDGKNKVVMVSWDLVDAGESATDEVRKRVSSKLGIDKANIWVSGTHNHSAPWSPVYNEGYRGKERDTWWAIRYMPEQNEDPFFKKWMEYLMDQTLKAVTVANESLQEATVWIGRADASEFMNNRRPRAPQWGVAEDNTPKGYGYKHEAWNPKVLPGGFSYGPLDRTLSLVSFRDDSGNNIVSFFNTAIHAVSIYPYSNAVSSDWPGEAAKKIRARIGGHAVFFQGAAGDVNPWKRGSQAVEEMGEGIANLAKAAFQYSVRLTNSELRVYTAKIGLPLNESGKERTGMDHVDAEVKLVTMGPLAFVSLPGEPLTDLGKNIREHSPFPQTIVLGYSNGNGVHYVGMPCEQKFGGYEMTMGTVGEKEAGIMLVETANRLLDQAYEDVKK from the coding sequence ATGAATCGCTATGTGTTTAAAATATATCTTTTAACTTTCTTTATAACCTCAATGGTTTTTAGTCATGTTTTTGGATCTGTTGATTCGGTTCGATATTCAGTTGGCACGGCCCAGATGGATATTACTCCGGATGTGCGTGTGAAAAACTGGGTGACCGGAAAGCCGTATGAAGGGATAACTGACTCATTGAGTGTGAGTGCAACTGTTCTAAGTGATGGAAAGAATAAGGTTGTAATGGTGTCATGGGATCTGGTGGACGCAGGCGAATCTGCTACCGATGAGGTTCGTAAGCGGGTTTCTTCTAAACTGGGTATTGATAAAGCTAATATTTGGGTCAGCGGTACACATAACCACTCCGCACCATGGTCACCTGTCTATAATGAGGGCTACCGCGGAAAGGAAAGAGATACGTGGTGGGCAATTCGGTATATGCCAGAGCAGAATGAAGATCCCTTCTTTAAGAAATGGATGGAGTATCTGATGGATCAAACATTGAAAGCGGTAACGGTGGCTAATGAGTCACTTCAAGAAGCTACCGTTTGGATAGGACGAGCAGATGCTTCAGAATTTATGAATAACCGACGCCCGCGGGCTCCACAATGGGGTGTGGCAGAAGACAATACACCAAAGGGTTATGGTTATAAGCATGAAGCATGGAATCCGAAAGTGCTACCGGGTGGATTTAGCTATGGGCCTTTAGATAGAACCTTATCACTGGTTTCTTTTAGAGATGACAGCGGCAATAATATCGTTTCATTTTTTAACACGGCAATTCATGCTGTTTCGATCTATCCTTATTCCAATGCAGTATCGAGCGATTGGCCGGGCGAGGCAGCAAAAAAGATTCGAGCGCGTATTGGTGGGCACGCTGTTTTTTTTCAAGGAGCGGCGGGCGATGTGAACCCTTGGAAAAGAGGCAGCCAAGCTGTCGAGGAGATGGGAGAAGGAATCGCCAATTTGGCTAAAGCCGCCTTTCAGTATAGCGTTCGGCTGACGAACAGTGAGCTTCGGGTTTATACTGCGAAAATCGGTTTGCCCTTAAACGAAAGCGGTAAGGAGCGTACCGGTATGGATCATGTTGATGCAGAAGTCAAACTCGTAACCATGGGGCCATTGGCTTTTGTAAGTTTACCAGGAGAACCATTGACAGATTTGGGTAAAAATATTCGGGAGCATTCGCCTTTTCCTCAAACAATTGTATTGGGTTACTCAAATGGTAATGGTGTTCATTATGTCGGAATGCCCTGTGAGCAAAAATTTGGTGGTTATGAAATGACGATGGGAACAGTCGGTGAAAAAGAAGCAGGGATTATGTTGGTTGAAACTGCCAATCGCTTGTTGGACCAGGCTTATGAAGATGTGAAAAAATAA
- a CDS encoding amidohydrolase family protein yields the protein MKKNMDRREFVAHSAAVAGVVLGSGLFGFTHPQEPLFDYRNGSNRSYDLMSEVLKYRKIDAHAHVGLGPETPRDHIDIADRLGIETLVISKPVTRGEGPPSEFIANNEFVLKAVKEFPDRFKGQMTVNPRYPKEAMDEINRRVDQGFVGMKLYTQVKINDPAFYPIIERFIELKMIILMHTGIGNARVIMNETEPEGMSMPEDFVDAAKRYPEAMFQLAHLGGGIDWENACKTIKDYKNIYVDVSGSNNQSDIIDYAMKYLGEDRMFFGCDNSFYQGVGHVIAANLTERQREKIYFENYNNILRKAGNHVD from the coding sequence ATGAAAAAAAATATGGATCGAAGGGAGTTTGTTGCTCATAGCGCTGCTGTTGCAGGTGTTGTATTGGGTTCAGGGCTTTTTGGCTTTACCCATCCGCAAGAACCCTTGTTTGATTATCGAAATGGAAGCAATAGGTCTTATGATTTGATGAGCGAAGTGCTCAAATACCGTAAAATAGATGCACATGCGCATGTCGGCCTGGGTCCAGAAACTCCACGTGACCATATAGACATTGCTGACCGCTTGGGCATAGAGACATTGGTCATATCGAAGCCAGTGACACGAGGAGAGGGTCCGCCGTCAGAATTTATTGCTAATAACGAGTTTGTCCTCAAAGCAGTTAAGGAATTTCCCGACCGTTTTAAAGGACAGATGACCGTCAATCCGCGTTACCCTAAAGAGGCGATGGATGAGATTAACAGACGGGTAGACCAAGGTTTTGTCGGCATGAAATTGTATACTCAGGTTAAAATAAACGATCCTGCTTTTTATCCGATTATCGAGCGGTTTATTGAACTAAAAATGATCATACTCATGCACACAGGTATTGGTAATGCGCGTGTTATTATGAATGAGACCGAGCCAGAAGGAATGAGTATGCCAGAGGATTTTGTGGATGCTGCAAAGCGTTACCCTGAAGCTATGTTCCAGCTGGCACATTTGGGTGGGGGAATAGATTGGGAGAATGCGTGTAAAACTATTAAAGACTATAAAAACATTTATGTGGATGTATCTGGTAGTAACAACCAGTCCGATATCATAGATTATGCAATGAAGTATTTAGGTGAAGACCGTATGTTTTTCGGGTGTGACAATAGCTTTTATCAGGGTGTGGGGCACGTGATCGCCGCAAATCTAACTGAAAGACAACGCGAAAAAATTTATTTTGAGAACTATAACAACATATTGAGAAAGGCAGGTAATCATGTTGATTGA
- a CDS encoding amidohydrolase family protein, whose protein sequence is MLIDANVSIGHWPFRKLQYNSCDMLLERMDRFGVDRAVVGNFNGIFYKDAEAANAELFKELQSKKKYRDKFIPFGVVNPIFNGWQDDLTRSVQKYGVKGIRMYPKYHRYDLLHPASVELVKRCRDLDLPIALTLRIVDRRPSSWLDIDKEWALADTIPIIREVPDAKFLILNIANGAYLNEADTEVIKSANVLMDTSGRALSNLGRLLEQYGKDKFTFGTHAPILDYCTGLLRVEALRENEATDKEKNLLRYENISKFLNLT, encoded by the coding sequence ATGTTGATTGATGCAAACGTGTCTATAGGACACTGGCCGTTTAGAAAATTGCAATATAACAGTTGCGATATGTTGTTGGAAAGGATGGACCGCTTTGGTGTGGATCGGGCAGTGGTGGGTAATTTTAATGGTATTTTTTACAAAGATGCAGAGGCGGCAAACGCAGAGCTGTTCAAAGAGCTTCAGTCGAAGAAAAAGTATCGGGATAAATTTATTCCTTTCGGAGTTGTTAATCCGATATTCAACGGGTGGCAGGATGACTTGACACGGAGTGTTCAAAAATACGGCGTGAAGGGGATAAGGATGTACCCCAAATATCACCGTTATGATTTGCTGCATCCCGCGTCAGTTGAGCTCGTGAAGAGGTGCAGAGACTTAGATTTGCCGATAGCCTTGACGTTACGGATCGTTGATAGACGACCTAGCTCGTGGCTGGATATTGACAAGGAGTGGGCTTTGGCTGATACGATTCCCATTATAAGGGAGGTTCCTGATGCGAAATTTTTGATTCTGAATATTGCTAATGGTGCTTATCTCAATGAAGCCGACACGGAAGTAATTAAAAGTGCCAATGTGTTAATGGATACTTCGGGTAGAGCATTGAGCAATCTGGGGCGGCTCTTGGAACAATATGGTAAAGATAAGTTTACGTTTGGGACGCATGCTCCAATATTAGATTATTGTACAGGATTACTGCGGGTTGAGGCTTTGAGAGAGAATGAGGCGACCGATAAGGAAAAGAATCTGTTGCGATATGAAAATATAAGTAAATTTTTAAACTTGACATGA